A region from the Candidatus Melainabacteria bacterium genome encodes:
- a CDS encoding class I SAM-dependent methyltransferase yields the protein MNNLFYEVYSNEIREEIQKYIYKNPLTSFMSNWGHWTIKDLKEKYRKKSKKEKIDILDLCCGLGHNCDFLNDFEIYTGIDHNINFINEARQNYNKHSFIHKSVLDADWNLEKKYNVVTAIQALEHFSNEHLQIIFRNVLKYLQEDGIFLYIIPLDSSFLINLGRQLTTERYMNTKFKNLDYMKWLGKEEHINEYKSITSELKNFFNLSKEVFLPFNIRVINLNIYNIGICKPR from the coding sequence ATGAATAATCTTTTTTATGAAGTCTACAGTAATGAAATAAGAGAAGAAATCCAAAAATATATCTATAAAAACCCCCTTACTTCATTCATGTCAAACTGGGGGCATTGGACAATAAAGGATTTGAAGGAAAAGTACAGAAAGAAATCAAAAAAAGAAAAAATTGATATTCTAGATTTATGTTGCGGGCTTGGACATAATTGTGATTTTCTAAACGATTTTGAAATTTATACTGGAATAGATCATAATATAAATTTCATAAATGAAGCAAGACAAAACTATAACAAGCATAGCTTTATTCATAAGAGTGTTTTAGATGCTGACTGGAATTTAGAGAAAAAATATAATGTTGTCACAGCTATTCAGGCATTGGAACATTTTTCCAATGAACATTTACAAATTATATTTCGTAACGTATTAAAGTATCTGCAAGAAGATGGGATTTTTCTTTATATAATACCCTTAGATTCATCTTTTTTGATCAACTTAGGCAGGCAACTGACTACTGAAAGGTATATGAATACTAAGTTTAAAAATCTAGATTACATGAAATGGCTTGGTAAAGAAGAACATATAAATGAGTATAAAAGTATAACAAGCGAGTTAAAGAATTTTTTTAATTTATCAAAAGAAGTGTTTTTGCCATTTAATATCAGAGTTATCAACTTGAACATATACAATATTGGAATTTGTAAACCTAGATGA
- a CDS encoding glycosyltransferase: MNKKVSFIVPTYNEGENILQSIKKLLSWVEKYNYEIIIVDDSTDDTFNLINRYIKQNEIANLKIIQGARNGKGAAVKVGILESTGDIVFYLDADMLIPLVQIDVFISEIINNNYDIVIGKRLLNRKGRSPLRYILSICLFLLQRILIFNSTFFYDTQCGFKAFKKEAVMQLVRRQQINGGMFDIELLYMALVLKMRINQIEVSPEPENRVSRISLFKCFYDAPIDLLRIKINNFLLKYKD, encoded by the coding sequence ATGAATAAAAAAGTTTCATTTATAGTACCTACCTATAATGAAGGAGAAAATATTCTCCAATCTATTAAAAAACTCTTGTCCTGGGTCGAGAAATATAACTATGAAATTATTATTGTTGATGATAGTACAGATGACACCTTTAATTTAATAAATAGGTATATAAAGCAAAATGAGATTGCAAATCTCAAGATTATTCAAGGAGCAAGAAATGGAAAAGGGGCCGCTGTAAAGGTAGGTATTCTAGAATCTACTGGAGACATTGTATTTTATTTAGATGCAGATATGTTAATCCCTCTCGTACAAATTGATGTTTTCATAAGTGAGATTATAAATAACAATTATGATATTGTGATAGGAAAAAGGTTGTTAAATAGGAAAGGTAGAAGTCCTCTCAGATATATTCTTTCAATATGTTTGTTTCTGCTTCAGAGAATATTGATTTTTAATTCTACTTTTTTTTATGATACACAGTGTGGGTTCAAAGCTTTTAAGAAAGAAGCGGTTATGCAACTAGTACGAAGACAGCAGATCAATGGTGGTATGTTTGATATTGAACTATTGTATATGGCTCTAGTTTTAAAAATGAGAATTAACCAAATTGAGGTATCACCCGAACCAGAAAATAGAGTAAGTAGAATAAGTTTATTCAAATGTTTTTATGATGCTCCAATCGATTTGCTAAGAATAAAAATTAACAATTTTTTATTAAAATATAAGGATTAA